A window from Lachnoanaerobaculum umeaense encodes these proteins:
- a CDS encoding Rpn family recombination-promoting nuclease/putative transposase, which produces MQGKDITQKVLEKYNDVFADILNVLLFDGRNVVDESTLTDALPMSMLKIDGRVRSQERDIAKYWRKSKINVALFGLENQTVANKLMPLRVFGYDGAEYVKQSRKENSDKAKYPVITLVLYLGYEKRWNYPKTLFEVLDIDEDIKPYVNDFKINLFEIAYLDREKIDLFKSDFRILADYLYQMRVNRDYIADETTIEHVEELLTLMSAMTGDNRFEETINELKGKENVNMCEVLDRVEARGIKKGIEQGIEKGRQEGIINILISLVNDGILSVYEAASRADMSVEDFKKYINKN; this is translated from the coding sequence ATGCAAGGTAAGGATATAACTCAAAAAGTGCTTGAAAAGTATAATGATGTATTTGCGGATATTTTAAATGTACTTTTATTTGATGGAAGAAATGTAGTAGATGAATCTACGCTTACAGATGCATTGCCAATGAGTATGCTAAAGATAGATGGAAGAGTCAGATCTCAGGAAAGGGATATTGCAAAGTACTGGCGTAAAAGCAAAATCAATGTAGCATTGTTCGGACTTGAAAATCAGACAGTAGCAAATAAACTGATGCCACTTAGAGTATTTGGATATGACGGTGCGGAGTATGTAAAGCAAAGCAGGAAAGAAAACAGTGACAAGGCAAAGTATCCTGTGATTACATTGGTGCTGTATCTGGGATATGAAAAGAGATGGAACTATCCCAAAACACTTTTCGAAGTGTTGGATATAGATGAAGATATCAAGCCATATGTGAATGACTTTAAGATAAACTTATTTGAAATAGCATATCTGGATAGAGAAAAGATAGACTTATTTAAAAGTGATTTTAGGATACTGGCTGATTACCTCTATCAGATGCGGGTAAACAGAGACTATATAGCTGATGAAACTACTATTGAGCATGTGGAAGAACTTTTAACACTAATGTCGGCAATGACAGGAGATAATAGATTTGAAGAAACTATAAACGAATTGAAGGGAAAGGAGAATGTCAATATGTGTGAAGTATTGGATAGAGTAGAGGCTAGAGGAATAAAAAAAGGTATTGAACAAGGAATAGAAAAAGGAAGGCAGGAAGGTATTATAAATATTCTTATATCGCTGGTAAATGATGGAATATTAAGTGTTTATGAAGCTGCGTCTAGGGCAGATATGAGTGTTGAAGATTTTAAAAAGTATATAAATAAAAATTGA
- a CDS encoding ABC transporter ATP-binding protein, with the protein MTKTYTNTYLFKRFLPYYSKYYPTLILDLICAGFSTMCDLVLPIILRYLTNTARQDIGLLTVKLILTLGVIFVLLRVVDTIANYYMQNIGHVMGAQIETDMRYDIFSHIQQLPYSYYNTNKSGQILSRITTDLFDVTEFAHHCPEEFFIALVKLVVSFVILININITLTLTIFIMIPIMVFFMSSTNNHMRKAQKAQRNHVGEINSGIENNILGAKVVKSFANEELEVKKFHKENLRFLDIKKEFYKHMSNFQVVYRIFDGIMYLTVIVLGSYYMKVGKINAGDMFLYTLYINMLLNTVKKMVDYMEQFQRGMTGIERFIEIMDVKNDIVDKENARDLTNVHGDIEFRNVSFAYPDSDTKVLDDISFSINKGENIAIVGSSGVGKTTIYNLIPRFYEVSEGAILIDSTDIRDFKQKSLRDNIGIVQQEVYLFSGTIYENIVYGKKDASFEDVERATKMAGAYDFIMELLDKFDTYIGERGTKLSGGQKQRISIARVFLKNPPILILDEATSALDNNSEAIVQQSLEILSKGRTTITIAHRLSTIRNASKILVLTENGIEESGTHEELMNKEGIYFNLYNKNIDELKE; encoded by the coding sequence ATGACGAAAACTTATACAAATACATATTTGTTTAAAAGATTTTTACCATACTATAGTAAGTACTATCCCACACTTATATTGGATTTGATATGTGCAGGGTTTTCTACAATGTGTGATTTGGTACTGCCTATAATACTTAGATACCTGACAAATACAGCAAGGCAGGATATAGGGCTGCTTACGGTAAAACTTATACTGACACTTGGAGTAATATTTGTTTTACTCAGAGTAGTAGATACTATAGCAAACTACTATATGCAAAATATAGGTCATGTAATGGGGGCGCAGATAGAAACGGATATGAGATATGATATTTTTTCTCATATACAGCAACTCCCTTATTCCTACTATAATACAAATAAATCAGGTCAGATATTATCAAGAATTACTACAGACTTGTTTGATGTTACAGAGTTTGCACATCACTGTCCGGAAGAGTTTTTTATAGCACTCGTAAAACTTGTAGTTTCATTTGTAATACTGATAAATATAAATATAACTCTTACACTTACCATATTTATTATGATACCGATAATGGTGTTCTTTATGTCTTCCACAAATAACCATATGAGAAAGGCACAAAAGGCACAAAGAAATCATGTCGGCGAGATCAATTCAGGTATTGAAAACAATATTCTGGGTGCAAAGGTTGTAAAATCATTTGCGAATGAAGAACTTGAAGTAAAGAAGTTCCATAAAGAGAACTTGAGATTTTTGGATATAAAAAAAGAGTTCTATAAGCATATGTCAAATTTTCAGGTGGTATACAGAATATTTGACGGAATTATGTATCTGACAGTTATAGTACTTGGAAGTTACTATATGAAGGTCGGGAAAATAAATGCAGGTGATATGTTTCTTTACACACTTTATATAAATATGCTTTTAAATACAGTAAAGAAAATGGTTGACTATATGGAGCAGTTCCAAAGGGGAATGACAGGTATTGAAAGATTCATTGAGATAATGGATGTAAAGAACGATATAGTTGATAAGGAAAATGCGAGGGATTTAACCAATGTACACGGTGATATAGAGTTTAGAAATGTAAGCTTTGCATATCCTGACAGTGATACAAAGGTACTTGATGACATTAGCTTTAGCATAAATAAAGGTGAGAATATCGCTATTGTAGGTTCTTCAGGTGTAGGTAAAACAACCATATATAATCTTATACCGAGATTTTATGAGGTTAGTGAAGGTGCAATACTTATAGACAGCACTGATATAAGGGATTTCAAGCAAAAGTCATTGAGAGATAATATAGGTATTGTGCAACAGGAAGTGTATCTGTTCTCAGGAACTATATATGAAAATATAGTTTACGGAAAGAAGGATGCAAGCTTTGAGGATGTAGAGAGAGCCACCAAGATGGCAGGTGCCTATGATTTTATTATGGAGCTTCTGGATAAGTTTGATACATATATAGGAGAGCGTGGTACAAAGCTTTCAGGTGGACAAAAGCAGAGAATAAGTATAGCAAGAGTATTCTTAAAAAATCCACCGATACTTATACTTGATGAGGCAACTTCAGCACTTGATAATAATTCTGAAGCCATAGTACAGCAGTCACTTGAAATATTAAGTAAGGGCAGAACTACAATCACAATAGCACATAGACTTTCAACTATAAGAAATGCAAGCAAAATCTTAGTGCTTACAGAAAATGGTATAGAAGAGTCAGGTACACATGAAGAGCTGATGAATAAAGAGGGAATATATTTTAATCTGTATAATAAGAATATTGATGAATTAAAGGAATAA
- a CDS encoding Rpn family recombination-promoting nuclease/putative transposase — translation MQDKDITQKVLEKYNDVFADILNVLLFDGRNVVEESTLTDALPMSMLKIDGRVRSQERDIAKYWRKSKINVALFGLENQTVANKLMPLRVFGYDGTEYVKQSRKENSDKAKYPVITLVLYLGYEKRWNYPKTLFEVLDIDEDIKPYVNDFKINLFEIAYLDREKIDLFKSDFRILADYLYQMRVNRDYIADETTIEHVEELLTLMSAMTGDNRFEETINELKGKENINMCEVLDRVEARGIEKGIEQGIEKGRMEGRQEGIINILISLVNDGILSVYEAASRADMSVEDFKKYINKN, via the coding sequence ATGCAAGATAAGGATATAACTCAAAAAGTGCTTGAAAAGTACAATGATGTATTTGCGGATATTTTAAATGTACTTTTATTTGATGGAAGAAATGTAGTAGAAGAATCTACACTTACAGATGCACTGCCAATGAGTATGTTAAAGATTGATGGTAGAGTCAGATCTCAGGAAAGGGATATAGCAAAGTATTGGCGTAAAAGCAAAATCAATGTAGCATTGTTCGGACTTGAAAATCAGACAGTAGCAAATAAACTGATGCCGCTTAGAGTATTTGGATATGACGGCACGGAGTATGTAAAGCAAAGCAGGAAAGAAAACAGTGATAAAGCAAAGTATCCTGTGATTACATTGGTGCTGTATCTGGGATATGAAAAGAGATGGAACTATCCCAAAACACTTTTCGAAGTTTTGGATATAGATGAAGATATCAAGCCATATGTGAATGACTTTAAGATAAACTTATTTGAGATAGCATATCTGGATAGAGAAAAGATAGACTTATTTAAAAGTGATTTTAGGATATTGGCTGACTACCTCTATCAGATGAGGGTAAATAGAGATTATATAGCTGATGAAACTACTATTGAGCATGTGGAAGAACTTTTAACACTAATGTCGGCAATGACAGGAGATAATAGATTTGAAGAAACTATAAACGAATTGAAGGGAAAGGAGAACATCAATATGTGTGAAGTATTGGATAGAGTAGAGGCTAGAGGAATAGAAAAGGGTATAGAGCAAGGAATAGAAAAGGGAAGAATGGAAGGAAGGCAGGAAGGTATTATAAATATTCTTATATCGCTGGTAAATGATGGAATATTAAGTGTTTATGAAGCTGCGTCTAGGGCAGATATGAGTGTTGAAGATTTTAAAAAGTATATAAATAAAAATTGA
- a CDS encoding Rpn family recombination-promoting nuclease/putative transposase has translation MQDKDITQKVLEKYNDVFADILNVLLFDGRNVVEESALIDALPMSMLKIDGRVRSQERDIAKYWRKSKIKVTLFGLENQTIADRLMPLRVFGYDGAEYVKQSRKENSDKAKYPVITLVLYLGYEKRWNYPKTLFEVLDIDEDIKPYVNDFKINLFEIAYLDREKIDLFKSDFRILADYLYQMRVNRDYIADETTIEHVEELLTLMSAMTGDNRFEETINELKGKENINMCEVLDRVEARGIEKGIEQGIEKGRMEGRQEGIINILISLVNDGILSVYEAASRADMSVEDFKKYINKN, from the coding sequence ATGCAAGATAAGGATATAACTCAAAAAGTGCTTGAAAAGTATAATGATGTATTTGCGGATATTTTAAATGTACTTTTATTTGATGGAAGAAATGTGGTAGAAGAATCTGCACTTATAGATGCATTGCCGATGAGTATGTTAAAGATTGACGGCAGAGTCAGATCACAGGAAAGGGATATAGCAAAGTACTGGCGTAAAAGTAAAATTAAAGTAACATTATTCGGACTTGAAAATCAGACGATAGCGGATAGACTGATGCCGCTTAGAGTTTTTGGATATGACGGTGCAGAGTATGTAAAGCAAAGCAGAAAAGAAAACAGTGACAAGGCAAAGTATCCTGTGATTACATTGGTGCTGTATCTGGGATATGAAAAGAGATGGAACTATCCCAAAACTCTTTTCGAAGTTTTGGATATAGATGAAGATATCAAGCCATATGTGAATGACTTTAAGATAAACTTATTTGAGATAGCATATCTGGATAGAGAAAAGATAGACTTATTTAAAAGTGATTTTAGGATATTGGCTGACTACCTCTATCAGATGAGGGTAAATAGAGATTATATAGCTGATGAAACTACTATTGAGCATGTGGAAGAACTTTTAACACTAATGTCGGCAATGACAGGAGATAATAGATTTGAAGAAACTATAAACGAATTGAAGGGAAAGGAGAACATCAATATGTGTGAAGTATTGGATAGAGTAGAGGCTAGAGGAATAGAAAAGGGTATAGAGCAAGGAATAGAAAAGGGAAGAATGGAAGGAAGGCAGGAAGGTATTATAAATATTCTTATATCGCTGGTAAATGATGGAATATTAAGTGTTTATGAAGCTGCGTCTAGGGCAGATATGAGTGTTGAAGATTTTAAAAAGTATATAAATAAAAATTGA
- a CDS encoding Rpn family recombination-promoting nuclease/putative transposase, giving the protein MQDKDITQKVLEKYNDVFADILNVLLFDGRNVVEESALIGALPMSMLKIDGRVRSQERDIAKYWRKSKINVALFGLENQTVANKLMPLRVFGYDGAEYVKQSRKENSDKAKYPVITLVLYLGYEKRWNYPKTLFEVLDIDEDIKPYVNDFKINLFEIAYMDREKIDLFKSDFRILADYLYQMRVNRDYIADETTIEHVEELLTLMSAMTGDNRFEETINELKGKENVNMCEVLDRVEARGIKKGIEQGIEKGRQEGIINILISLVNDGILSVYEAASRADMSVEDFKKYINKN; this is encoded by the coding sequence ATGCAAGATAAGGATATAACTCAAAAAGTGCTTGAAAAGTATAATGATGTATTTGCGGATATTTTAAATGTACTTTTATTTGATGGAAGAAATGTGGTAGAAGAATCTGCACTTATAGGTGCATTGCCGATGAGTATGTTAAAGATTGACGGCAGAGTCAGATCTCAGGAAAGAGATATAGCAAAGTACTGGCGTAAAAGCAAAATCAATGTAGCATTGTTCGGACTTGAAAATCAGACAGTAGCAAATAAACTGATGCCACTTAGAGTATTTGGATATGACGGTGCGGAGTATGTAAAGCAAAGCAGGAAAGAAAACAGTGATAAGGCAAAGTATCCTGTGATTACATTGGTGCTGTATCTGGGATATGAAAAGAGATGGAACTATCCCAAAACTCTTTTCGAAGTTTTGGATATAGATGAAGATATCAAGCCATATGTGAATGACTTTAAGATAAACTTATTTGAAATAGCATATATGGACAGAGAAAAGATAGACTTATTTAAAAGTGATTTTAGGATACTGGCTGATTACCTCTATCAGATGCGGGTAAACAGAGACTATATAGCTGATGAAACTACTATTGAGCATGTGGAAGAACTTTTAACACTAATGTCGGCAATGACAGGAGATAATAGATTTGAAGAAACTATAAACGAATTGAAGGGAAAGGAGAATGTCAATATGTGTGAAGTATTGGATAGAGTAGAGGCTAGAGGAATAAAAAAAGGTATTGAACAAGGAATAGAAAAAGGAAGGCAGGAAGGTATTATAAATATTCTTATATCGCTGGTAAATGATGGAATATTAAGTGTTTATGAAGCTGCGTCTAGGGCAGATATGAGTGTTGAAGATTTTAAAAAGTATATAAATAAAAATTGA
- a CDS encoding OB-fold protein — MSNNKMTTCRTCGKEMAKAAKVCPNCGAKNKKPFFTKPWFIAIVVVFIIGAIASGGKSGSTNTNKVANKANSDASEVKDTVAESNAPTVEYTSYTVDDLMAQLEGNALKASNDHKGENVRITGKLGVIDSSGKYITLYPDTDFAIIGVQCYIKNDDTKAKVAELSKDSLVTLTGKITDVGEILGYSLNIDNIE, encoded by the coding sequence ATGAGTAATAACAAAATGACAACATGTAGGACCTGCGGTAAGGAAATGGCAAAAGCTGCAAAAGTTTGCCCAAATTGTGGTGCAAAAAACAAAAAACCGTTTTTTACAAAGCCTTGGTTTATTGCAATTGTAGTAGTATTTATTATAGGTGCCATTGCATCAGGTGGCAAATCCGGATCAACCAATACAAATAAAGTAGCTAATAAAGCAAATTCTGATGCTTCAGAAGTTAAAGATACTGTTGCTGAAAGTAATGCTCCTACAGTAGAATATACATCTTACACTGTAGATGATTTAATGGCTCAACTGGAAGGCAATGCTTTAAAAGCGAGCAATGACCATAAGGGTGAGAATGTTCGTATAACCGGTAAATTAGGCGTTATTGACAGTTCAGGAAAGTATATAACACTTTATCCAGATACAGACTTTGCTATTATAGGCGTTCAATGCTACATAAAAAATGACGATACAAAAGCTAAGGTAGCAGAATTATCAAAAGATTCACTAGTTACACTTACAGGAAAGATTACAGATGTAGGTGAAATACTTGGTTATAGTTTGAATATTGACAATATAGAATAA
- a CDS encoding M20 family metallopeptidase, with the protein MESIFDLIDEEELVDIFSKAVDIPSTNPKGNEKPMCEYVESLLKENAIDYFTVPVEDGRYDIIAKLNGKINKDAIVFTGHMDVVPVSDDEIKRWNTPPFKSTIKDGKLYGRGSADMKSGLMSAIYSMILLKRNNIIPERDIVIVATIDEENFMKGSKALYQNKVFDNAKYLIVCEPTDMKICNRQKGRTWADVCVHGMTAHGSQKGVGENAIYLAIKLIEKIKNTEFKEYPDTFWRTLAINAGVEPQVVPDRCVFTVDARLQVGHKPEHIWEKLDELIDEIKAENPHFDATYEIADMRTSWYTTKEDELIKNIVSSLKKIGINLEFDTFTGSTDASMLIKNELIPVIIGPGDLSVVHRENEYVKLSQLFESCKLYMNIMKSM; encoded by the coding sequence ATGGAAAGTATTTTTGATTTGATAGATGAAGAAGAACTGGTAGACATATTTTCAAAAGCGGTGGACATACCGAGTACAAATCCAAAAGGTAATGAAAAGCCTATGTGTGAGTATGTGGAAAGCTTATTAAAGGAAAATGCTATAGATTATTTTACAGTACCGGTGGAGGACGGAAGATATGATATTATTGCAAAGCTTAACGGAAAAATAAATAAGGATGCAATTGTGTTTACCGGCCATATGGATGTTGTTCCGGTTTCAGACGATGAGATAAAAAGATGGAATACACCGCCATTTAAATCCACTATAAAGGACGGAAAATTATATGGCAGAGGAAGTGCCGATATGAAAAGTGGACTAATGAGTGCTATATATTCTATGATACTTTTGAAGAGAAACAATATTATTCCCGAAAGAGATATAGTAATTGTGGCTACCATAGATGAAGAAAACTTTATGAAGGGATCAAAGGCATTATATCAAAATAAGGTGTTTGATAATGCAAAGTACCTTATTGTATGCGAGCCTACCGATATGAAGATATGTAATCGTCAAAAGGGTAGAACATGGGCTGATGTCTGTGTGCATGGCATGACTGCTCACGGTTCACAAAAGGGTGTAGGCGAAAATGCCATATACCTTGCGATAAAGCTTATAGAAAAGATAAAGAACACTGAATTTAAAGAGTATCCTGATACCTTCTGGAGAACATTGGCTATAAATGCAGGTGTGGAGCCACAGGTAGTACCTGACAGATGTGTGTTTACAGTGGATGCCAGACTACAGGTAGGACATAAGCCTGAACATATATGGGAAAAGTTGGATGAGCTTATAGATGAAATAAAAGCTGAAAATCCTCATTTTGATGCTACCTATGAGATAGCAGATATGAGGACATCATGGTATACCACAAAGGAAGACGAATTAATAAAAAACATAGTATCATCTCTAAAAAAGATAGGAATAAATCTGGAATTTGATACTTTTACAGGCTCTACAGATGCAAGTATGCTTATAAAAAATGAACTTATACCGGTGATAATAGGTCCGGGAGATTTATCAGTAGTACATAGAGAAAATGAATATGTGAAACTTTCACAGCTGTTTGAATCATGTAAGTTATATATGAATATAATGAAGAGTATGTAA
- a CDS encoding type II toxin-antitoxin system YoeB family toxin, whose protein sequence is MLVYIDINGYECTGNPEPLSGNLAGYWSVRIDEKNRIVFRIFENSIEIIQCGSQYSEK, encoded by the coding sequence TTGTTAGTATATATTGATATAAATGGATATGAATGTACCGGAAATCCGGAACCACTTAGTGGAAACCTTGCCGGATACTGGAGTGTTCGTATTGATGAGAAAAATAGAATTGTATTTAGAATATTCGAAAATAGTATTGAAATAATACAGTGCGGATCTCAGTATAGTGAAAAATGA
- a CDS encoding L-2-amino-thiazoline-4-carboxylic acid hydrolase, whose translation MKYKGMYFSLMSLFLKKPMIEKFGKNKTEESLKKGRELYKQMIESTEDIGSNNPMAGNIYSGYVFMAVCRAGGFSVDEFKEVIVEFLNNKLISKAISRFDLNDPKDMKKFDDRMHKMAEWADAHPEYRDKTWDFNFDEELHRDGFYYHFTRCPMEKFARDKGYLDLLPLCCDIDHLMFEKGKGVLHRESTLASGGEICDYWVVGDKNGDPK comes from the coding sequence ATGAAATATAAGGGTATGTATTTTAGTTTAATGAGTTTATTCTTAAAAAAGCCGATGATTGAAAAGTTTGGAAAGAATAAGACTGAAGAAAGTCTAAAAAAGGGACGAGAGTTATACAAGCAGATGATTGAGAGCACTGAAGATATTGGCTCAAACAATCCTATGGCAGGGAATATATATTCCGGTTATGTATTTATGGCTGTATGTAGAGCCGGTGGTTTCAGTGTGGATGAGTTTAAGGAAGTAATTGTTGAATTTTTAAACAATAAATTAATTAGCAAAGCAATAAGCAGATTTGATCTAAACGATCCTAAGGATATGAAAAAATTTGACGATAGAATGCATAAAATGGCTGAATGGGCGGATGCACATCCTGAGTATAGAGATAAAACATGGGATTTTAATTTCGATGAAGAGCTTCACAGAGACGGTTTTTATTATCACTTTACAAGATGCCCTATGGAAAAGTTTGCAAGAGATAAGGGTTATCTTGATCTACTGCCTCTATGCTGTGATATTGACCATCTTATGTTTGAGAAAGGAAAAGGAGTTCTACATAGAGAAAGCACCTTGGCATCAGGTGGTGAAATATGTGATTACTGGGTTGTAGGGGATAAGAATGGAGATCCTAAGTAA
- a CDS encoding Rpn family recombination-promoting nuclease/putative transposase, whose translation MQGKDITQKVLEKYNDVFADILNVLLFDGRNVVDESTLTDALPMSMLKIDGRVRSQERDIAKYWRKSKINVALFGLENQTVANKLMPLRVFGYDGAEYVKQSRKENSDKAKYPVITLVLYLGYEKRWNYPKTLFEVLDIDEDIKPYVNDFKINLFEIAYLDREKIDLFKSDFRILADYLYQMRVNRDYIADETTIEHVEELLTLMSAMTGDNRFEETINDLKGKENINMCEVLDRVEARGIEKGRMEGRQEGIINILISLVNDGVLSVYEAALRADMSVEDFKKYINKNE comes from the coding sequence ATGCAAGGTAAGGATATAACTCAAAAAGTGCTTGAAAAGTATAATGATGTATTTGCGGATATTTTAAATGTACTTTTATTTGATGGAAGAAATGTAGTAGATGAATCTACGCTTACAGATGCATTGCCAATGAGTATGCTAAAGATTGACGGCAGAGTCAGATCTCAGGAAAGGGATATTGCAAAGTACTGGCGTAAAAGCAAAATCAATGTAGCATTGTTCGGACTTGAAAATCAGACAGTAGCAAATAAACTGATGCCACTTAGAGTATTTGGATATGACGGTGCGGAGTATGTAAAGCAAAGCAGGAAAGAAAACAGTGACAAGGCAAAGTATCCTGTGATTACATTGGTGCTGTATCTGGGATATGAAAAGAGATGGAACTATCCCAAAACACTTTTCGAAGTGTTGGATATAGATGAAGATATCAAGCCATATGTGAATGACTTTAAGATAAACTTATTTGAAATAGCATATCTGGATAGAGAAAAGATAGACTTATTTAAAAGTGATTTTAGGATACTGGCTGATTACCTCTATCAGATGCGGGTAAACAGAGATTATATAGCTGATGAAACTACTATTGAGCATGTGGAAGAACTTTTAACACTAATGTCGGCAATGACAGGAGATAACAGATTTGAAGAAACTATAAACGATTTGAAGGGAAAGGAGAACATCAATATGTGTGAAGTATTGGATAGAGTAGAGGCTAGAGGAATAGAAAAGGGAAGAATGGAAGGAAGGCAGGAAGGCATTATAAATATTCTTATATCGCTGGTAAATGATGGAGTATTAAGTGTTTATGAAGCGGCACTAAGGGCAGATATGAGTGTTGAAGATTTTAAAAAGTATATAAATAAAAATGAATAA
- the lepA gene encoding translation elongation factor 4: MIVDQSKIRNFCIIAHIDHGKSTLADRIIEKTGLLTSREMQSQVLDNMELERERGITIKSQAVRTVYKANDGNEYIFNLIDTPGHVDFNYEVSRSLAACDGAILVVDAAQGIEAQTLANVYMALDHDLEVFPVINKVDLPSADPDLVATEIEDIIGIEAHDAPKISAKMGLNIEDVLEAIVAKIPAPVGDSSAPLQALIFDSIYDSYKGVIVFVRIKEGSVKKGDPIRMMATGAVAEVVEVGYFGAGQFIPCDELSAGMVGYITASIKNVKDTRVGDTITLNNNPCKEALPGYKKVTSMVYCGLYPADGAKYNDLREALEKLQLNDASLFFEPETSLALGFGFRCGFLGLLHLEVIQERLEREYNLDLVTTAPGVVYKVFKTNGEEIQLTNPSNLPDPSEIEHMEEPIVSAEIMLTKEFVGSIMNLCQERRGIYLGMEYIEENRAILRYDLPLNEIIYDFFDALKSRSRGYASLDYDLKGYVPSKLVKLDILINKEEVDALSFIVHADSAYERGRKMCEKLKEEIPRHLFEIPIQAAVGSKVIARETVKAMRKDVLAKCYGGDISRKRKLLEKQKEGKKRMRQIGNVEIPQKAFMSVLKLDED, from the coding sequence ATGATTGTTGATCAAAGTAAAATTAGAAATTTTTGTATTATAGCACATATAGATCATGGCAAGTCTACACTTGCGGACAGAATTATAGAAAAGACAGGACTCTTGACAAGTAGGGAGATGCAGTCTCAGGTTCTTGATAACATGGAACTGGAGAGAGAAAGAGGTATTACCATAAAGAGCCAGGCAGTGAGAACTGTATATAAGGCAAATGATGGAAATGAATATATATTTAATCTTATAGACACACCGGGACATGTGGATTTTAACTATGAGGTTTCAAGATCTCTGGCTGCATGTGACGGTGCAATACTTGTAGTAGATGCGGCACAGGGAATAGAGGCACAGACTCTTGCAAATGTATATATGGCACTTGACCATGACTTGGAAGTGTTTCCGGTTATAAATAAGGTAGATCTGCCAAGTGCAGATCCGGATCTGGTAGCTACTGAAATAGAAGACATCATAGGAATAGAGGCACATGATGCACCTAAGATCTCCGCAAAAATGGGACTAAATATTGAGGATGTACTGGAAGCTATAGTTGCAAAAATTCCGGCACCGGTGGGAGATTCTAGTGCTCCTTTACAGGCACTTATTTTTGATTCAATATATGATTCATACAAGGGCGTAATAGTTTTTGTAAGAATTAAAGAGGGCAGTGTAAAAAAAGGTGATCCTATAAGAATGATGGCAACAGGAGCTGTGGCAGAAGTTGTTGAAGTAGGGTATTTTGGTGCAGGCCAGTTTATTCCATGCGATGAGCTTTCAGCCGGTATGGTAGGCTATATCACAGCAAGTATAAAGAATGTAAAGGATACCAGAGTTGGTGATACAATTACATTAAATAACAATCCATGTAAGGAGGCATTGCCGGGATATAAGAAGGTAACCTCCATGGTTTATTGCGGACTTTATCCGGCAGATGGTGCAAAGTACAATGACCTAAGAGAAGCACTTGAAAAGCTACAGTTAAATGATGCTTCACTTTTCTTTGAGCCGGAGACTTCACTTGCACTTGGATTTGGATTTAGATGTGGTTTTCTTGGACTATTGCATTTGGAAGTAATACAGGAAAGACTTGAGAGAGAATATAATCTTGATTTGGTTACTACTGCACCTGGAGTTGTATATAAAGTATTTAAGACTAATGGTGAAGAAATACAACTGACAAATCCATCAAATCTGCCAGATCCTTCAGAAATAGAGCACATGGAGGAACCTATAGTTTCAGCGGAGATAATGCTTACAAAGGAATTTGTAGGATCTATTATGAACCTTTGTCAGGAGAGAAGAGGTATCTATCTTGGCATGGAATATATCGAAGAGAACCGTGCTATCTTGAGATATGACTTGCCACTTAATGAAATAATATATGATTTCTTTGATGCACTAAAGTCAAGATCAAGAGGATATGCATCACTGGATTATGACTTAAAGGGATATGTACCGTCAAAACTTGTAAAGCTGGATATTTTGATAAATAAAGAAGAAGTGGATGCACTATCTTTTATAGTACATGCCGACTCTGCTTATGAAAGAGGCAGAAAGATGTGTGAGAAACTTAAAGAGGAGATACCAAGACATCTATTTGAAATTCCTATACAGGCAGCAGTGGGTTCAAAGGTCATTGCAAGAGAGACAGTAAAGGCGATGAGAAAAGATGTATTGGCAAAGTGCTATGGAGGAGATATCTCAAGAAAGAGAAAACTTTTGGAAAAGCAAAAAGAGGGAAAGAAGAGAATGAGACAGATAGGTAATGTTGAAATCCCTCAGAAGGCATTTATGAGTGTACTTAAGTTAGATGAGGATTGA